TCAGCATAGGAATAACTAAAAACGTTTTTTCTGAAGCTTTGTTAGGGCTAAGGGGCCAAGATATTGTCCCAGAAACGGCAGACCCGCGATCGCCTGCAAGAGATAGCGTACTGTGCACAACACCCCCAAGGCCGCAGCGGTGGGAGGACTGAGAAACGGTTGATAAAGCACCAAAATGGCTGCATCTCGCGTACCAATTCCCGCAAAAGTCAGAGGCAACAACCCGATTAAGATTGCCAAGGGAGCCAAGGCTAGACTGGCTAGAAAGGGAGTCCACGCCTTGAGTGCCAGAATGAAAAACCAAATTTGCAGCAGATGTAGAAACCAAATGAATACAGAAGTTGCAGTGACTCCCCAAAGTTGTGCCTTGTTATTCCAGAAATAATCCTGCATTTGGTTCCACGAGAGGCGGAATTTTTCTAGCTTGGGTCGAAAAGAGGGGGGGGCGATCGCTTTACCTGCCGTAAATAATACCTGTGTAAATTGACGGGAAGCTAGAAACAACAAACCTAGCGAAAGACCTAGCAAAACACTCAGTGTCAGGCTCCAGAATAACCAGTCCTTGTTGGGGTAGAAGATTAAGCCTAAAGCGCACCAAAAAAGCAGCGACAACATATCGCAGGCTTTCTCAAACACAACCAGAGATAAGGCAAGAGCACTATCTAAGTAACCTCGCTGCTTAATGAAATAAGCCTTAGCTAGCTCGCCCATTTTCGATGGCAGCACGACATTGAGCGCACTGGCAACTAGAATTAAACGGTTGGTCTCCCCCATACCCAGAGTGACACCGGGCGGCATGAGCTGTTCCAGACGCCAAGCCGTACAAAGCGTGATTGGGACAACCATACTGAGACTCACCAGCATCCACAGCCCATTGCTAGCCTGAAAGACCTGAATTAATTTTTGGAGGTCAATCCGCCAGTAGATCAGGCCTAAGATGGCTAGACTGGCCGCAACTAAAAGTAGCCGTTTCATGCTTACAAGTTCAAAAATTGAGTCATCCTGTGGCTTACCCGAAACTCACGAAGCTCCAATTTTGGCTTAAGAATGGATTTTTGTCCTTGGATCGTTCATTTCAGCTTTTCGGCTACGTAACTGAATATCCTCTAGCAACCTGCGATTTACTGCCATCAAATCGGCCACCAAACCAAACATCCAGAGCTGAAAGCCTATCAAAATTAAGATGGCTGCCAAGATCAAGCTCGGCAGATTGGTAGCAGGAGTGACACCAAAAGATAACCAAAGCCAGCGTAATCCCAACAACACACCGAGGAAAAACGGAATGCTGCCTAAAGCGGCGAAGAATCGCAATGGCTTGTAAGCCATGAAGATCCGCAAAATTGTAAATATGGAACGCCAAATATAGGAAGGAATGCTTTTGACCAGGCGTGAGGGTCGGAGGTATTCATTAGTGCGGATGGGCACCGACCGAATTGCCATCCCCTTTTGCCCCGCCTGAATGATCATCTCCAGCGTGTAGGTGTATGAATTGAAGACATTCAACTGCATGGCTGCATGGCGGCTAATGGCCCGGAAACCACTCGGCGCATCCGGAATGTTGGTGTTGCTAGCCATACGAACCACCCAACTACCCAGTTTCTGCAATAGCTTTTTGGCGGGAGAGAAATGCTTGATTTTGCTGATGGGGCGGGCTCCCACCACAATTTCCGCCTCGCCTAACAAAATTGGTGCAATCAGATTAGGGATGTCATCCGCGCAGTACTGGTTGTCAGCGTCGGTATTGACGATAATATCAGCGCCCTCTTGCAAGCAGGCTTGCAGACCAGCCATAAAGGCCTTAGCTAGTCCCTGATTGGTCGGCAGTCGTACGATGTGATCTACCCCATTGGCTTCAGCAACTTCTACGGTGCGATCTTGGCTGCCATCGTCAATGACCAACCACTCAACTCTGCTCACCCCATTGAGGCGACGGGGTAAAGCGGCTAGGGTTGTGGTAAGCGTTCGTTCCTCGTTGTAACAGGGAATTTGAATAATTAATTTTGTCATTGCTCGGTAGATAGCAAGCCTGGGGCCAAAGGTGACAACTCACAGAGCTGGACTGTGCCTCGAATGCCTCAGATATGTAGAGAATACTGCTGCTTGGTTAATTCTTCTAAGTGCATGCTACAGGATTTAGCTACCTGCGATCGCGCTTTCGATCAGCTCTGCCGCTCTAAACACCCCATTGGTGTAACTGAACTGCCGTTGCTGCCTCGGTTCGGTGGCTGGCTGAAGTAGGGTTGTTACGAGCGCGATCGCCTCAGTCACACTACACACTTCATAACTATGCTGCTGGGCGCGACGAGCTTGGCGATCGTACAGACGTTTGAAAGTAAAGGAAATCAACGGCACCTTGAGAGCCGCACATTCGTAAGTCGTGTTGTATCCCGCTCCTCCCACCACCACATCGGCCATTTGTAAGCAATCCATTCCTGGCCAATGCGACACCCAAAGTTCTGGCGGACATTGGGGTGGGCACTGAGGTGCGAGGCAACGCACAGTTACTTCTGGTAGAGCTTGGTGCAAGTGAGCTGCCAGTGTGCCAAAAAGCTGAGCTTCTTGACCTAACCCCCCAGCCCCCTTCCCTAGTAGGGAAGAGGGAGCCGAACTGGAAGCGCAAACGATAACTAGTTGAGTAAGACTGGAAGGGAGGCGGAGGAGCGATCGCGCTTGGTCTAGAGGCATTAGCTCATCACCGTTACGCATCAACCAAGGAGCGGTGTGGTGAACTTGTGGTAAATGGGCGAGGGGTACTTGATAGCCCTCTCCGGGCACTAAAACCTGCTCGAAATGCTGCTCGACAAATTCAGCTAATGCTTTTGCTTGGACGTATTGTGGGTTCAGGTCACGATGGATCAAAATTCGAGGTACTGATAGCTGCGGCAGGAGTTCAGCTAACTCACCGCCCAGTCCCCTTGGAAAGGTATCAACAATTAGGCGATCGTATTGCTGATTTAGCAAGAACTGACAAACGCGATCGCAAGTTTCCTCTCGGCTGAGATCAGGTGCGATCGCCTTAAAACAAAGATCTCCTATCTCCTCCTTCCCTGCTAGGGAAGGGGGCTGGGGGGTTAGGTTCAATTGAGTAGACACATACCCGACATAAGCACTATTTGTCAGAATTGTGACCGCATGACGACGAGCTGCAATGCGTCCTAATGCCAACGCTCGATTTAAGTGACCCCAACCGCCACCGAGCGCATAGATCACCCAATGTTGCTGAGTGCGATCGCGCTTACCGTTCAACTTGCGCCCATATCTTGCTCAAAATCAGTATCAGCTTCCTGCTCAAAGCTGGCACTATCGGCATCGGTGAAGTCGATGTTGCGCGTTTCCGAGTTGTAGGAATAGGAATTGCGGTTTTCGTAGTAGTTGCTGCCCCAATACCCCGAATGGTAAGTGCCGTAGCCAGAGTAGTAAGAGCGCTCATAAAAATAGGGGTCGTTGTTCGCCTGGTCGCTGTTGCAGTAAGGACAGTCCACCGTTGTTGTTCGCCCACAGCGGCGCGGGAATAGGAAACCTACTTTGCGATCGCACTCTCCAGCACTGTTAAAAGCCGAAGCACTTGCTTCATCACTGGCTACCGGTGCCTCAGGGTTGAACTGGACTTGCAGATCGTAAGAGCCGATTTGGAAATGATCGCCATCTTGCAATGGGCTGGTCGTGGTACTCACTCCATTCACCCGCAATCCGCGCCCACCACTTTGATCGATGATCACCAGTTCCCCTGCTTGCTCATCAATCAGGGCGTGATAGTCAGCGACTTGGGCATCCTCCAAAACAAGGCGGGAAACCCGATTTCCCTCTAGTATCCCTGGCATCAGGGCAAATTCTCGTCCTAAGGCGATCGGGGTTTCTAGAACAGAGGTTTGAGCTTGCCCGCTAGCCAAAGCGGTTCGAGTCAGTTGCAGCCGCACTACCGACCTCCAGCTTGATTTAAAGCATAAGCCAGAGCTACTTGCTGCTCCCGGCTGAGTTTGTCAAAGCCAAAAGGGGCGATCGCGATTGGCGCTAGATTAGATTTCGTTGAGAGAACAGTTTGGTCACTGGCATTGCGGAGAGAAATTTTGCCTTCTTTAACTTTGACTTTGTAAAGTGATTGTTTTTCTGGAGTTTCAATTTCAAACCCATAGTCTCGAGCTTTAATGCGATAAACGAGCTGATTCGCGCCTGTTTCTAATTTGTAATCTCCATCCTCTTGTCGTCGTACCACGTAAAGTTCTTGGCTTTGGTCTGGATTCTTCAGCTTCCAATAATCGTTTTCAGGGACGACATAGCCTAAGACTTGATCTGCCGAGTTTTTAATCTTAATCTTCTGCTGCGAATCAATATTTAATCGAGCTAATTCTCGGTTCTGACTATCAACTAGCTTGGCTCCATCAGGCATGAACCGCAGAACAAAAGCTTCGGTGCCATTTTCCTGCTTAAATTTAATACTTTCACTCGTTGAAGCAGAGGGTTCACTAGTCGCAGCAACCGGAGTGGATTGAGTAGAAGAGGTTTGAGGGGTATCAACAGCTTGATTGCAACTTCCTATACTAATAGATAGCAAGATGACCAAAGAACTGGTTAAAAAAGACCGAATTATATTCATAAAATCTCATTGCAAACTCATTCAGCTTTTTTGGAAAGCACTCTAGCTAAATTCAACACTTGATACAAGCTCAAGAACATCATGGCGATCGCTTGATATAACTGCTCTAAATGCTCAGGCTGGTTCCAAGGTGGTGTTTTGACCCGTAAGTGAATATCTTTTTCATTAATATCCAAGCGCTTTAGTATGACTTCGGGAGGTAGCTGAATTGCACCTGCGGCTTCGTCTTTGAGGATGGGTACTGCACCGTATCGCTTAGCAGAGTAATCCATCTCCAGATTCAGTTCCAAACGCTTCGATTTCGTCTTCGACTTATATTTTGATTTGCCACTCGACGATCGCTTCCAACCATACTGAGTTTGAGCGACTTCCGTTGCGCTCAAAAGAAACTGGTTGCCGTCTAGAAACTCGCTTTGCACTTGTAGCCAAGTATCCCGAAAAACGTCAATTTTCCAACCAGGGCGATAGGGATGGGGAGCTGTATGGGTTTGCTTTTCTTTTTGGTTGGGTTTACTTAAAACTAAAGTGAAAGTAATTGGCGCTGCTTCGCTCATATCTCGTGCCAGCATTTGTAATACTTTTTGGGCGATCGCATAGCGATAGTTGGCTACATTTAAGCGGCCTTTTCTAGCCATTAAAACGCCAAATATAACTGCTGCGATCGCTAATATAGGACAGAGAATGACGCCCACAACCGGAATGAAGATGGAGACAAACGCCGCAATCCCAAAACCAATTAGTAAATTGCGATAGCGAGCTTGCTGTTTTTCGGCCACAAGGTCTAAAGCTTCAATTTCATCTAAATCATGTAAAACTTGAGCGATCGCAGCAGTCTTTTGATAAATTAAATTCTTTCTTAAGCTAGACAGCTCAACAGCCATAATCCAAACCTTAATCAACCCATTAACTTATTTGAAAATATTTTGATATTTCAGCCAAGGTCTATGCGTTATGTTGGCACTAACACATCTCGCAAAAAATAAAATTACCTATTCATTAGGCATTCTAGACTTGGTAAAGCGGAGTTTTGAAAAACTCAACAGAATGCAATCTTTACGAGCTAAAAACTGCTTGATCGTTAAATATATTTACTGAAGTTCTTCGGAAATTCCGCATCATTACTCTGTAGTTAAAGCAGTTCTAGGTCTTCACTGATATTTTCTGAATTTTGTACCGATCGCTATGCTCCCCGCCAAGTTTAGTTCTATCGCGCTGCTGTTTGCCTTAGCCTCACCCTCCGTAGAGCTGATTCTGCCAGTCTCTAAGGCGATCGCTCAAACTACCGCCACGCCAAAGCCCGCACCCACAAATTCGGCTCAGAAAACTGAAGCGGATCAATTGCAAAAGCAAGGCTTTGCTCAGCTTGAAGCCCGAGAGTTTGCCGCCGCAGAAAAATCTTGGCAAAGAGCGCTCCAGATTTACCGGAGCTTGGGCGATCGCGAGGGGGAATTTTTGATTCTCTATTGCCTGGGCTTGTTGCACTACACCCAGCAACAGATTCCGCCCGCAGCTAGCTACTACGAACAAGGGCTGAAACTAGCACGGCAGTGGGGCGATGCCGAAAAAGAATGGCAAATGCTGAGTACCCTCGGCACCATCTATGCGTCAGTCGGAGAGAATAAGCAAGCGCTGAGCTACCAGGAACCTGCTCTTGCCTTGGCCCAGAAGCTCAAGGATTTGCCGAAGCAAGCGCAAGCGTTGGAAAATTTGATCAAAATCTCGCAAGAGATGGGAAACTTCGCCCAGGTCAAAACTTATCAGCAACAGCAAGCCGCGATCGCCGCCCAACTTCCCCAACCTGCTACCAGCACCCTAGACCCCACAATGCAAGCGCTGAAGGAAGGACAAGCGTTACTCAATCAAGGCTCTAGAGCTTCGGTGCAGCAAGCGATCGCTAAATTTGAGCAGGCCAGAGCGAGTGCTAAGAAAAATGGGGAGCGGCAGCAAGAAACCCTAGCTTTGTTGGCCTTGGGAGCCGCGCACGACAGCTTAGGCCAGAAGCAGCCAGCTCTGGAGGCTTACAAGCAAGCGCTGCCTTTAGCGCAACAGTTAGGCGATCGCTACAGCCAAGCCGCAATTTTGGTCGGGATGGGGCAGCTTCAAAACTCCACAGGTCAGCTCCAGTCTGCTTTAGCGACTTTCGGCCAAGCGCTACCGATCCTGCGGGAGCTAAAAAACCGCTCTGGCGAAGGGACGGTTCTCAATAACATGGGCAATGTTTACAACAAACTCGGAGACTACACCCAAGCGCTAAACTATCACCGCCAATCGTTGGCGATCGCGAAAGCCACGGGAGATCACACCCGACAAAATCGGACGCTCAATAATATGGGTCTGGTTTATGCCGAAATGGGCCAGTACCAAAGCGCCTTTGACGCCTTTAACCAAGCCCTAGCCAGTCTGCAAGCAGATAGCGATCGCTTTGACCGCGCCACTACCTTGTCTAACCTGGGCACCGTCTACTCGTATGTGGGGCAGTCGGAAGAAGCCTTAGAAACTTTTCAACAAGCGCTAGCAGTCCTCAAAGAAGCCGATGACCCTGGGCGAGCAGCCTATGCTTTAGCCAACATTGGCAGTGTGTATTACAACCGCCGCGATTACGAGCCAGCCCTGGATTACTACGAGCGATCGCTGAAGCTCCTGCGCCAAATCCAAGACACCGAAGGAGAATCCACGGTTCTCAACAACATTGGTTTAATCCACGACGACTTGCAACAGCCCCAACTCGCCTTGAAGCACTACAATCAAGCACTGGCGATCGCCCAAACTACTAAAAATTCAGCGGGAGAAGCAACAACTGCGGTTAATTTGGGTCGAGTCCACTACACGCGCCGCGATTACTCCAAGGCCGCTAGCTACCAAGCTAAAGCCGCTAACTTAGCGCAGAAAATCGGCAATCAACGTGTTGCAGGCTATGCCCTCAGCAACCTCGGTCGGACTCAACTTGCAGCCAAGCAGTTAGCTGCGGCAGAAACCAGCCTTCTGGCTAGCGCTCAAATGTGGGAATCCCTGCGAGCAGGACTCGGATCTGACGATCGCAATAAAATTTCCATTTTTGAAGACCAATCCAGCACCTATCGCCTCTTACAACAAACCCTGGTGGCCCAGAACAAGCCGAATGCCGCTCTAGAAGCTGCTGAGCGAGGTCGTGCTAGGGCTTTTGTTGAACTTTTGAGCGAGCGCTTGCCCACCCAAGCCGCTACGGTAGCCGCTAAAATCCAGCCGCCTAACCTGGCGCAGATTCGAGCGATCGCTAAACAGCACAACACCACTTTGGTCGAGTACTCCGTCATTGACGACGATGTGAAGCATACCAGTGGTGACTTTCTTCGCGAGTCAGAGCTATTTATTTGGGTAGTGCAACCCAATGGCAAAGTTGACTTTCGCCAAGTGGATTTGAAACCCTTCTGGCAAAAGGGAATCACTCCCACCCCAACCACCCAACCCTTAAAGGAGTTAGTGGCTCGTAGCCGCAGTTCTATCGGGGTGAGAGGGTTAGTCTTTCAGGAAAATACCGATGCGATCGCTCGTGCTAGTGCCGATGCTAACGCCGCTGAAGCTGAAAACAAGCGCTTGCAACAACTCCATCAACTGTTGATCGAACCGATCGCCGATCTGCTCCCTCAAGACCCCAAGGCTCGTGTCACCTTCATTCCTCAGCAATTTCTCTTTCTCGCACCTTTTGCCGCCCTGCAAGACTCCAACGGCAAATACCTGCTCGAGAAACATACTGTTTTGATCGCTCCCTCGATCCAAGTCCTAGACCTCACCTACCAACAACGCCAACAGCAACCAAAAAACAGTGGCAACGCCTTAATCGTTGGCAATCCCACCATGCCCAGCATCCGTCCGGAGTTGGGGCAACCTGCTGAGCAGCTTTCCAGCTTGCCGGGGGCTGAACAGGAAGCCAAGGCGATCGCAACCCTCCTGGGCACCCAAGCCCTCATCGGAGACCAAGCCACCAAAGCCAAAATTCTGCAACAACTGCCTCAAGCCCAGATTATTCACTTAGCCACACATGGATTGTTGGATGACTTCAAAGGGTTAGGTGTACCAGGAGCGATTGCGTTAGCTGCCTCTGGTCAGGATGATGGCCTGCTGACAGCCAGCGAAATTCTCAATTTGAAGCTCAAGGCTGAACTAGTCGTTTTAAGTGCCTGTGACACGGGGCAGGGCAAAATTACGGGCGATGGGGTGGTGGGGTTGTCTCGCTCCTTAATTTCGGCTGGAGTGCCTAGCGTGGTCGTGTCTTTGTGGAAAGTGCCCGACGAGCCTACCGCCTTCTTAATGACAGAGTTTTATCGGCAACTGCAACGCCAACCCGATAAAGCCCAAGCGCTACGGCAAGCGATGCTAACGACGAAAGCCAGTTACCCAGACCCACTCGATTGGGCCGCTTTTACCCTCATCGGGGAGGCTGAGTAAATGATGTTGCAGTTCTCAACTCATCTAGCCAAGATGGGGATCAGTGCGATCGCCACTTCACTCTGCTTTGTTTATCCCGCCCTAGCGGCTCAAGTTCCACTCACCCAGCCTCCCCTAGAACGGCCTAACTCAGCGATCGCTCGGATTCTCTCAGGACATGCAGCGGTAGCCATTAGCCCAAATGGCAAGCTGGTGGCAGGGGTAAGTCAGGATAAGCAAATTAAGTTGTGGAACTCGCAAACTCAACGAGAAATTCTCGCCTTAGCAGGGCATCCGTTGCCCATTTTGGCGATCGCCTTTAGTCCCGATGGCCGAATTCTCGTCAGTGCCAGCCACGACAAAACTATTAAGCTCTGGAGCGTGTCTACTGGACAACTGCTGCAAACTCTGGCGGAGCATACCGACTGGGTAGAAGCGATCGCCTTTAGCCCCAATGGTCAACTCTTGGTGAGTGGCGGTGGCGACAAAACGATTCGGGTTTGGCGTGTGGCTAGTGGGGGACAGAAGTTTAAGCTGGCGCAAACTTTGATGGGGCACCAAGACTCTATTTACGCCTTAGCCATTAGTGCCAACGGACAGACCCTGGCTAGCAGTAGTTGGGATGTAATCAAACTGTGGCAGTTGTCGAACGGTCAAACAGCGCGAACTTTGTCAGATAACGCCTTTGGCATCAATGCCTTAGCTTTTAGCGTCGATGGTCAAACCTTAGTCAGTGGCAACGGCGATCGCACAATCAAAGTCTGGAACTTGACAACGGGGCAAGTGCGCCAAACCTTAACGGATCATCAAGCCGCAATCACCTCTCTGATTCTGAGCCGCAACGGTCAAACGCTGATCAGTGGCAGCAGCGATAACACCATTAAGTTGTGGCAGTTGGCGACCGGGAAACTCACGCAAACCTTGCCCCGCCAATCTAGCAGTATCGAGGCGATCGCGCTCAGTCCGAATGGTCAAACACTAGCCAGTGGCAGTTGGGGTGACATTATCAAGCTGTGGGATCTCAGTACAGGCCGTGATGTGACTCTGAGCGAGCCTAACCTTCAGGAGCAGCGACAGGTTCTCGCAACCCGAACCCAGGAAAGGACGAATTGAAGGACTTCTGAGTAGAGAATACCTAAATCTAAGAGAGTGGGCTGCGTTCACCCTAATAGGCGAAGCGGAAATGCCTTAAAAGAGACCCTAATACTTTAAGGGTAGAATTCTGATTTCCTAGAGTAGGTGGTCTATTTTTGGGTATCTCCCCGCTCCCATCTGGGTGTACTGCATCGGTTAAGGTTTTACTAGTTTTCCGGTTCCGCTTTGTACAGCTCTCTAGCGACTGCTCTTGAATGACTGCCTTTTGCCGACAACTTTCAGCTTGAGGTTGAGCAAATGCAGTTAGATACGTGTTCAGCGATCCCATTCATCAGCCGCCCCTTCT
This region of Trichocoleus desertorum NBK24 genomic DNA includes:
- a CDS encoding lysylphosphatidylglycerol synthase transmembrane domain-containing protein, which encodes MKRLLLVAASLAILGLIYWRIDLQKLIQVFQASNGLWMLVSLSMVVPITLCTAWRLEQLMPPGVTLGMGETNRLILVASALNVVLPSKMGELAKAYFIKQRGYLDSALALSLVVFEKACDMLSLLFWCALGLIFYPNKDWLFWSLTLSVLLGLSLGLLFLASRQFTQVLFTAGKAIAPPSFRPKLEKFRLSWNQMQDYFWNNKAQLWGVTATSVFIWFLHLLQIWFFILALKAWTPFLASLALAPLAILIGLLPLTFAGIGTRDAAILVLYQPFLSPPTAAALGVLCTVRYLLQAIAGLPFLGQYLGPLALTKLQKKRF
- a CDS encoding glycosyltransferase family 2 protein; its protein translation is MTKLIIQIPCYNEERTLTTTLAALPRRLNGVSRVEWLVIDDGSQDRTVEVAEANGVDHIVRLPTNQGLAKAFMAGLQACLQEGADIIVNTDADNQYCADDIPNLIAPILLGEAEIVVGARPISKIKHFSPAKKLLQKLGSWVVRMASNTNIPDAPSGFRAISRHAAMQLNVFNSYTYTLEMIIQAGQKGMAIRSVPIRTNEYLRPSRLVKSIPSYIWRSIFTILRIFMAYKPLRFFAALGSIPFFLGVLLGLRWLWLSFGVTPATNLPSLILAAILILIGFQLWMFGLVADLMAVNRRLLEDIQLRSRKAEMNDPRTKIHS
- a CDS encoding WD40 repeat domain-containing protein, which gives rise to MMLQFSTHLAKMGISAIATSLCFVYPALAAQVPLTQPPLERPNSAIARILSGHAAVAISPNGKLVAGVSQDKQIKLWNSQTQREILALAGHPLPILAIAFSPDGRILVSASHDKTIKLWSVSTGQLLQTLAEHTDWVEAIAFSPNGQLLVSGGGDKTIRVWRVASGGQKFKLAQTLMGHQDSIYALAISANGQTLASSSWDVIKLWQLSNGQTARTLSDNAFGINALAFSVDGQTLVSGNGDRTIKVWNLTTGQVRQTLTDHQAAITSLILSRNGQTLISGSSDNTIKLWQLATGKLTQTLPRQSSSIEAIALSPNGQTLASGSWGDIIKLWDLSTGRDVTLSEPNLQEQRQVLATRTQERTN
- a CDS encoding FHA domain-containing protein translates to MRLQLTRTALASGQAQTSVLETPIALGREFALMPGILEGNRVSRLVLEDAQVADYHALIDEQAGELVIIDQSGGRGLRVNGVSTTTSPLQDGDHFQIGSYDLQVQFNPEAPVASDEASASAFNSAGECDRKVGFLFPRRCGRTTTVDCPYCNSDQANNDPYFYERSYYSGYGTYHSGYWGSNYYENRNSYSYNSETRNIDFTDADSASFEQEADTDFEQDMGAS
- a CDS encoding tetratricopeptide repeat protein; the encoded protein is MLPAKFSSIALLFALASPSVELILPVSKAIAQTTATPKPAPTNSAQKTEADQLQKQGFAQLEAREFAAAEKSWQRALQIYRSLGDREGEFLILYCLGLLHYTQQQIPPAASYYEQGLKLARQWGDAEKEWQMLSTLGTIYASVGENKQALSYQEPALALAQKLKDLPKQAQALENLIKISQEMGNFAQVKTYQQQQAAIAAQLPQPATSTLDPTMQALKEGQALLNQGSRASVQQAIAKFEQARASAKKNGERQQETLALLALGAAHDSLGQKQPALEAYKQALPLAQQLGDRYSQAAILVGMGQLQNSTGQLQSALATFGQALPILRELKNRSGEGTVLNNMGNVYNKLGDYTQALNYHRQSLAIAKATGDHTRQNRTLNNMGLVYAEMGQYQSAFDAFNQALASLQADSDRFDRATTLSNLGTVYSYVGQSEEALETFQQALAVLKEADDPGRAAYALANIGSVYYNRRDYEPALDYYERSLKLLRQIQDTEGESTVLNNIGLIHDDLQQPQLALKHYNQALAIAQTTKNSAGEATTAVNLGRVHYTRRDYSKAASYQAKAANLAQKIGNQRVAGYALSNLGRTQLAAKQLAAAETSLLASAQMWESLRAGLGSDDRNKISIFEDQSSTYRLLQQTLVAQNKPNAALEAAERGRARAFVELLSERLPTQAATVAAKIQPPNLAQIRAIAKQHNTTLVEYSVIDDDVKHTSGDFLRESELFIWVVQPNGKVDFRQVDLKPFWQKGITPTPTTQPLKELVARSRSSIGVRGLVFQENTDAIARASADANAAEAENKRLQQLHQLLIEPIADLLPQDPKARVTFIPQQFLFLAPFAALQDSNGKYLLEKHTVLIAPSIQVLDLTYQQRQQQPKNSGNALIVGNPTMPSIRPELGQPAEQLSSLPGAEQEAKAIATLLGTQALIGDQATKAKILQQLPQAQIIHLATHGLLDDFKGLGVPGAIALAASGQDDGLLTASEILNLKLKAELVVLSACDTGQGKITGDGVVGLSRSLISAGVPSVVVSLWKVPDEPTAFLMTEFYRQLQRQPDKAQALRQAMLTTKASYPDPLDWAAFTLIGEAE